CATCCGCCCCGATGCCCCCTGCCCAGGCCCCGGCCGCGACTGATCGCGCCGATCTCCGGTCCGCACCACGAAAGGGTTCCCATGCGTTCCATCCTCGATCCCGAGATTCCGGGCGGCGCCTACGACGCGTTCCTGCCCGAGGCGCTGCCGCAGGCCCGAACCCACCGCGCGTGGACTCCGGCAGACGGTCCGCTGCCCGCCATCTACCTCAGCCACGGCGCACCGCCGCTCTTCGACGACGGCCTGTGGATACGGCAGTTGTTCCACTGGGCGCAGTCCCTGCCCAAGCCGAAGGCGATCCTGATCGTCTCCGCGCACTGGGAGGACGCCCCGCTCGCGCTCTCCGCCTCCGCCGCACACACCCCGCTGGTGTACGACTTCAGCGGCTTCCACCCGCGCTACTACCAGATGCGCTACGACACCCCCGACGCGACGGCCCTCGCCCACCGAGTCGCCGCGGCCATGCCCGACAGTGAACCGGTGCACCAGCACACCACGCGCGGCCTCGACCACGGTGCCTGGGTGCCGTTGATGGCCATGTATCCACTCGGCGACATCCCGATCCTGCAGATGTCGATTCCCACTCACGATCCCGGCCGTCTCATGGACATCGGCCGCCGCCTCACCCCCCTGCGGGAAGAGGGCGTCCTCGTCATCGGCTCCGGCTTCATGACCCATGGCCTGCCGTTCGTCACCCCGGAGATGCTCCACCGAGGCGCCGTCCCCGGCTGGTCGTCGGAATTCGACGCCTGGGCCGCCGACGCCCTCGCCCGCGGCGACATCGGTGAACTCTCCGCCTACGCCACCCGCGCACCCGGCATGCCCTACGCCCACCCCACCCCCGACCACTTCCTGCCGATCTTCATCACGCTGGGCAGCGCCGACACCCCTGAACAGGCCGCCCGTACCACCATCGACGGCTTCATGATCGGCTTCGCCAAGCGCTCCTTCGCACTCGGCTGAGCCCTACCCATGCTGCCGTCGGGGAGGTAGCGGCAGGGGAAGGCGTTCTTCGGCGACTGCGGTGCTTCGTGCCCGCCGTGCACTGGACGCCATCAGCAACCGGCACACCAGCCGAGGACACTCAACTACCGCGAGACGTTCAGTCCATGCGGATGATTCCCCTGCCCAGTGCGGCGGTGACGGCGGCGGTCCGGTCGCGGACGTCGAGCTTGGCGTAGATGTGCAGCAGATGGGTCTTGACCGTGGCCTCCGACAGGCGCAGGGCGCGGGCGATCTGTTTGTTGCTCTGCCCCCTGGCCACTGCGGACAGGACTTCGAGTTCCCTGCCGGACAAGCCGGCGCCCCGGTCGCCGCGCATATGGGCGAGGACCTTGGCGGCCACGGTGGGCGACAGTGGCGCGCCTCCCCGAGCCGCGGTCCGAACGGCCTCGCACAGCTCGTGTCGTCCGGTGTCCTTGAGCAGGTAGCCGACTGCGCCGGCGTCGACGGCGGCGGTGATGTCGGCGTCCGTATCGTAGGTGGTCAGGACGAGTACCCGCACCTCGGGGTGGGCGGCACGGATGGCGGCGGTCGCGGTCGTGCCGTCCATTTCGGGCATCTGCAGGTCCATCAGCACGACGTCGGGTGCGAGTGAGGCGGTCTGGCGCAGTGCCTCGGCGCCGCTGGCGGCTTCGCCGACGACCGTGAGATCGGGCTGGGTGGAGAGCATGGCGGCAAGCCCGTCACGGACCACGGGGTGGTCGTCGGCGAGGAGGACTCGGATCGTGG
This genomic stretch from Streptomyces deccanensis harbors:
- a CDS encoding dioxygenase codes for the protein MRSILDPEIPGGAYDAFLPEALPQARTHRAWTPADGPLPAIYLSHGAPPLFDDGLWIRQLFHWAQSLPKPKAILIVSAHWEDAPLALSASAAHTPLVYDFSGFHPRYYQMRYDTPDATALAHRVAAAMPDSEPVHQHTTRGLDHGAWVPLMAMYPLGDIPILQMSIPTHDPGRLMDIGRRLTPLREEGVLVIGSGFMTHGLPFVTPEMLHRGAVPGWSSEFDAWAADALARGDIGELSAYATRAPGMPYAHPTPDHFLPIFITLGSADTPEQAARTTIDGFMIGFAKRSFALG
- a CDS encoding response regulator; its protein translation is MSTSAGPTIRVLLADDHPVVRDGLAAMLSTQPDLTVVGEAASGAEALRQTASLAPDVVLMDLQMPEMDGTTATAAIRAAHPEVRVLVLTTYDTDADITAAVDAGAVGYLLKDTGRHELCEAVRTAARGGAPLSPTVAAKVLAHMRGDRGAGLSGRELEVLSAVARGQSNKQIARALRLSEATVKTHLLHIYAKLDVRDRTAAVTAALGRGIIRMD